In Spirochaetaceae bacterium, a single window of DNA contains:
- the hutH gene encoding histidine ammonia-lyase gives MNSVVIDGKSLKLKDVAAVARQNHKVQLSEGAKAAINKSREYVDRLVDEGRTVYGITTGFGEFSKVSISKDQTELLQRNLIVSHACGIGKHLPAESVRALMLLRINALTQGFSGVRLETIQGFVDMLNAEVIPAVPEKGSLGASGDLAPLSHVVLPLLGLGEAYYKGELMPGAKAMQLAGIKTITLTSKEGLGLINGTQAMTGIGSLTLYDGLNLLKLCDIAAALTLEAVNGLTDAFIPDIHQIRPHQGQMDTAANMLRLVEGSQRITKTGEIRVQDAYSLRCVPQVHGASKDALRYVAEKVAIEMNSVTDNPIILADKDLAISGGNFHGQPMALSFDFLGIALSEMANISERRIERLVNPALSGGLPAFLTEKGGLNSGFMIAQYSAAALVSENKVLAHPASVDSIPSSAGQEDHVSMGTIAARKAREIYFNVSRVLAIELFASVQAIDLNHKYQGKKLGKGTQAAYDIIRSVVTKVTDDRELYLDFNKVADLIDTNKIVEAVEAAIGELK, from the coding sequence ATGAATAGCGTTGTTATTGATGGAAAAAGTTTAAAACTAAAAGATGTTGCTGCCGTAGCGCGGCAAAACCATAAAGTGCAGTTAAGCGAGGGCGCAAAGGCAGCTATTAATAAATCGCGGGAATATGTTGACCGCCTTGTAGATGAGGGCCGTACCGTTTATGGTATTACTACCGGCTTTGGAGAATTTAGCAAAGTAAGTATATCAAAAGACCAAACCGAACTTCTCCAGCGAAATTTAATTGTTAGCCATGCCTGCGGCATAGGTAAACATCTACCGGCCGAGAGCGTAAGAGCGCTTATGTTACTGCGGATTAATGCCTTAACGCAAGGATTTTCGGGAGTTCGCCTCGAAACTATTCAGGGCTTTGTGGATATGCTTAATGCCGAAGTTATTCCCGCTGTGCCCGAAAAAGGCTCGTTAGGCGCTTCGGGCGATTTAGCGCCGTTATCGCATGTAGTTTTGCCGCTGCTTGGCTTGGGCGAAGCTTATTACAAAGGCGAGCTTATGCCGGGCGCAAAAGCTATGCAGCTGGCCGGTATTAAAACCATCACCTTAACCTCGAAGGAAGGGCTTGGTCTTATCAACGGCACGCAAGCGATGACCGGTATTGGCTCGCTGACCCTTTATGATGGTCTTAACCTCTTAAAATTATGCGACATCGCCGCCGCTCTTACCCTAGAGGCGGTAAATGGTTTAACCGATGCTTTTATCCCCGATATTCACCAAATTAGGCCCCATCAAGGCCAAATGGATACGGCGGCCAATATGTTACGTTTGGTAGAGGGTAGCCAGCGCATAACCAAAACCGGCGAAATTAGGGTGCAAGACGCCTATAGCCTGCGCTGTGTGCCGCAAGTACATGGAGCCAGTAAAGACGCTTTAAGATATGTAGCTGAAAAAGTAGCCATCGAGATGAACTCGGTTACCGATAACCCGATTATTTTAGCCGATAAAGATTTAGCGATTTCCGGCGGTAATTTTCATGGCCAGCCGATGGCCTTAAGCTTCGATTTTTTAGGAATTGCTCTTTCAGAGATGGCCAATATCTCGGAACGGCGCATTGAGCGGCTGGTAAATCCGGCTTTATCCGGTGGTTTACCGGCCTTTCTTACCGAAAAAGGCGGTCTTAATTCGGGCTTTATGATTGCTCAATACTCAGCAGCGGCTTTAGTCTCCGAAAACAAGGTGCTGGCCCACCCTGCTAGTGTCGATTCTATCCCCTCTTCGGCCGGGCAGGAAGACCATGTAAGTATGGGTACGATTGCGGCCAGAAAGGCTCGTGAAATTTACTTTAATGTAAGTAGGGTGCTGGCTATCGAACTATTTGCCTCCGTACAGGCTATCGATTTAAACCACAAATATCAAGGTAAAAAACTTGGTAAAGGAACACAGGCAGCCTATGATATAATCCGCTCGGTAGTAACTAAAGTTACCGATGACCGCGAGCTTTATCTAGATTTTAACAAGGTTGCCGACCTTATCGACACAAATAAAATAGTAGAAGCCGTTGAGGCAGCCATTGGGGAACTAAAATAA
- a CDS encoding cyclodeaminase/cyclohydrolase family protein has protein sequence MLLIDYSIKDFTKLLASDAPAPGGGSAAALMGALGISLTNMVGCLTAGRAKYAEHEAFMAALLQQAEQLRLEFLAVIDEDTQSFNAVSAVFAMPKETEEEKADRKQAMQVALKGCTEPPLKMMELALAALELTAQAVGKSNTSAASDLGVAALSLKAAVQGAWLNVLINISGINDTAFVERYRQKGEAIITKALPLADGVYNTILKTL, from the coding sequence ATGTTACTCATTGATTATTCTATAAAAGATTTTACCAAGCTGCTGGCTTCCGATGCGCCGGCGCCCGGCGGCGGCTCGGCGGCGGCTTTAATGGGAGCGCTGGGAATTTCGCTTACCAATATGGTGGGCTGTCTTACGGCTGGGCGGGCTAAATATGCCGAGCACGAAGCTTTTATGGCGGCTCTCTTACAGCAGGCTGAACAACTTCGGTTGGAATTTTTAGCGGTGATAGATGAAGATACCCAAAGTTTTAATGCTGTTAGCGCTGTCTTTGCTATGCCAAAAGAAACCGAAGAGGAGAAGGCAGACCGCAAGCAGGCTATGCAAGTAGCCCTAAAGGGTTGTACCGAACCCCCTTTAAAGATGATGGAGCTAGCCCTAGCAGCTCTCGAACTTACGGCGCAGGCAGTAGGGAAAAGCAACACCAGCGCCGCCAGCGATTTAGGTGTGGCTGCTCTTTCGCTCAAGGCTGCCGTACAAGGGGCTTGGTTAAATGTGCTTATTAATATCTCCGGTATTAACGATACGGCCTTTGTAGAAAGGTATCGCCAAAAGGGTGAGGCCATAATTACTAAAGCGCTGCCGCTAGCCGATGGTGTTTATAACACTATTTTAAAAACTTTATAA
- a CDS encoding formate--tetrahydrofolate ligase: protein MEKKAKFLGTDIEIAQSVYPLYALPVGEVAKKAGISDEYIEHYGKYKAKIDYNFLSKNKSQKDGKLILVTAINPTPAGEGKTTTTVGLADGLCHIGKKAMVALREPSLGPVFGVKGGAAGGGWAQVIPMEDINLHFTGDFHAIGAANNLLAALIDNHIQQGNKLNIDPRRITWKRCIDMNDRQLRFVVDGLGGKANGSPREDGFDITVASEVMAILCLSSDIDDMKARLAKIIIGYSYSEEPITAGQLKAAGAMAALLKDALKPNLVQTLEGTPAFIHGGPFANIAHGCNSIMATQLALKCADYVVTEAGFGADLGAEKFLDIKCRFAGLKPNAVVVVATVRALKSHGGVAKAELDKENLTALKAGMPNLLRHIENITKVFKLPAVVAINAFPKDTKAELDLVEKECRELGVNVALSEVWAKGGEGGAKLAEEVVRLCEEPNNFEYLYDVKLSIKEKIEAIAKKIYRADGVDILPAAKKQIEQLEKLGLDKVPICMAKTQYSFSDNPVLLGAPTGFTLMVKNIKVSAGAGFIVVMTGDIMTMPGLPALPAAEKIDVDNAGKITGLF, encoded by the coding sequence ATGGAAAAAAAAGCTAAGTTTTTAGGAACAGATATTGAAATTGCCCAATCGGTCTACCCGCTTTACGCCCTTCCTGTAGGCGAAGTAGCCAAGAAAGCCGGCATAAGCGATGAATACATTGAGCATTACGGCAAATATAAAGCTAAAATAGATTACAATTTTTTAAGCAAAAATAAAAGCCAAAAAGATGGTAAACTTATTTTGGTAACGGCCATTAATCCTACCCCGGCGGGTGAAGGTAAAACCACCACCACCGTTGGCCTTGCCGATGGCCTATGCCATATCGGAAAAAAGGCGATGGTTGCTCTGCGCGAACCCTCACTTGGGCCGGTCTTTGGGGTAAAGGGCGGTGCAGCCGGTGGTGGCTGGGCGCAAGTTATCCCGATGGAAGATATAAATTTACATTTCACCGGCGATTTTCACGCTATAGGTGCGGCCAACAATTTACTGGCGGCTCTCATTGATAACCACATTCAGCAGGGCAACAAATTAAATATTGACCCGCGCCGGATAACTTGGAAACGTTGTATCGATATGAACGACCGGCAGCTGCGTTTTGTTGTAGATGGACTGGGCGGCAAGGCTAATGGTTCGCCGCGTGAGGACGGCTTTGATATTACGGTAGCCTCCGAGGTGATGGCCATTCTTTGTCTCTCTTCAGATATTGATGACATGAAAGCAAGGCTAGCCAAAATTATTATTGGGTATAGTTATAGCGAAGAACCTATTACTGCCGGTCAATTAAAGGCCGCCGGTGCGATGGCCGCTCTCTTAAAAGATGCCCTTAAGCCCAATTTGGTGCAAACCCTTGAAGGCACACCGGCTTTTATTCACGGCGGGCCTTTTGCTAATATTGCGCATGGCTGTAACTCTATTATGGCCACTCAACTGGCTTTAAAATGCGCCGATTATGTGGTTACCGAAGCAGGCTTTGGCGCCGATTTGGGGGCGGAAAAGTTTTTAGATATTAAATGCCGCTTTGCCGGCCTTAAGCCTAACGCTGTTGTGGTAGTGGCTACCGTTCGGGCTTTAAAATCGCACGGTGGTGTAGCTAAAGCCGAGCTGGACAAAGAAAACCTAACGGCTCTTAAGGCCGGTATGCCTAACTTGTTACGACATATAGAAAATATTACTAAAGTCTTTAAGTTGCCGGCGGTAGTGGCTATTAATGCCTTTCCTAAAGATACCAAAGCCGAGCTAGATTTAGTGGAGAAAGAGTGCCGTGAGCTGGGTGTTAATGTAGCCCTCTCTGAGGTATGGGCTAAGGGCGGTGAAGGCGGTGCAAAACTAGCCGAAGAGGTGGTACGTCTTTGTGAAGAGCCTAACAACTTTGAATACCTTTACGATGTAAAACTTTCTATTAAGGAAAAGATTGAGGCTATCGCCAAAAAGATTTACAGGGCCGATGGCGTTGATATTTTGCCGGCTGCTAAAAAGCAGATTGAGCAGCTGGAGAAGCTGGGGCTAGATAAAGTGCCTATCTGTATGGCTAAAACCCAGTACAGCTTTTCAGATAACCCGGTATTGCTAGGCGCCCCTACCGGCTTTACACTGATGGTAAAAAACATTAAAGTTTCGGCCGGAGCCGGCTTTATTGTGGTGATGACCGGTGATATTATGACTATGCCCGGTTTACCTGCACTTCCTGCTGCCGAAAAGATTGATGTGGATAATGCGGGGAAGATTACCGGCTTGTTTTAA
- a CDS encoding urocanate hydratase: MKETINIQLDSALPERPVFEAGFRRAPKREAVLSHEDKVTAIKNALRYIPKEHHEAMAKEFATELEEHGRIYGYRFRPAGKLYGKPINEYKGNCVEGKAFQVMIDNNLDFEVALYPYELVTYGETGQVFQNWMQYCLTKKYLEVLTDEQTLVLMSGHPLGLFRSHKLAPRVIVSNGLMIGQYDNQQAFNRAAAIGVTNYGQMTAGGWMYIGPQGIVHGTFNTLLNAGRLFLGLSKEQDLAGKLFVTSGLGGMSGAQGKAAEIAGAVSLIAEVDISRINTRHSQGWVSKQTGSLEEAVRWAKEKLVAKEPCAIAYHGNIIDLLEYLIEQKVPIDLLSDQTSCHVPYDGGYCPQGISFEERTVMLKDNPAHFRQLVDKSLRHHYELIVKLHQNGVYFFDYGNAFLKAVYDAGVKSVCKNGSDEVDGFIFPSYVEDILGPHLFDYGYGPFRWCCLSGKQEDLDATDKAAMECIDPTRRYQDRDNYVWVRDAKKNKLVVGTKCRILYQDAEGRTKIALKLNEMVRNGEVGPIMLGRDHHDTGGTDSPFRETSNIKDGSNITADMATHCYAGNAARGMSLIALHNGGGVGIGKSINGGFGMVLDGSERVDTILNMAMPWDVMVGVSRRAWATNDHAIETVKLYNMNNTGTDHITLPAVAEDELVRAVLKM, encoded by the coding sequence ATGAAAGAAACAATCAATATCCAGCTCGATTCAGCATTACCGGAAAGGCCTGTTTTTGAGGCCGGCTTTCGTCGCGCTCCTAAACGCGAAGCGGTACTTTCCCACGAAGATAAGGTAACCGCCATTAAAAATGCTTTGCGTTATATACCGAAGGAGCACCACGAGGCGATGGCTAAAGAATTTGCCACCGAGTTAGAAGAGCACGGGCGCATTTACGGCTACCGCTTTCGGCCCGCCGGTAAGCTTTACGGCAAACCTATCAACGAATATAAGGGTAACTGTGTTGAAGGTAAGGCCTTTCAGGTGATGATTGATAATAACCTTGATTTTGAGGTGGCGCTTTATCCTTACGAGTTAGTAACTTATGGCGAAACAGGCCAAGTTTTTCAAAACTGGATGCAGTATTGCCTTACTAAAAAATATCTTGAAGTTCTTACCGATGAACAAACTTTGGTGCTTATGTCGGGCCACCCGCTTGGCCTCTTTCGTTCACACAAATTGGCGCCGCGCGTTATCGTTAGCAATGGGCTAATGATAGGTCAGTACGATAATCAGCAGGCCTTTAACCGTGCAGCGGCCATCGGGGTAACCAACTACGGCCAAATGACCGCCGGTGGGTGGATGTACATCGGCCCGCAAGGAATTGTTCACGGCACTTTTAACACACTTTTAAATGCCGGGCGCCTTTTTCTTGGCCTTTCTAAAGAGCAGGATTTAGCCGGTAAACTCTTTGTAACCTCTGGGCTTGGCGGTATGAGCGGAGCACAGGGCAAGGCCGCCGAGATTGCCGGCGCCGTTTCGCTTATTGCCGAAGTGGATATTTCGCGTATTAATACTCGCCATTCACAAGGCTGGGTCAGTAAACAAACCGGCTCGTTGGAAGAGGCGGTGCGCTGGGCAAAGGAAAAATTGGTGGCCAAAGAGCCTTGTGCCATAGCTTATCACGGCAATATCATCGATTTGCTGGAATATTTAATTGAGCAAAAGGTGCCAATCGATTTACTTTCCGACCAAACCTCCTGCCATGTGCCTTACGATGGCGGTTATTGTCCGCAGGGTATAAGCTTTGAAGAACGTACGGTTATGCTTAAAGATAATCCGGCCCATTTCCGTCAGTTAGTAGATAAATCTTTAAGACACCACTACGAGCTTATCGTTAAGCTGCACCAAAATGGTGTTTATTTCTTTGATTACGGCAACGCCTTTTTAAAGGCTGTTTACGATGCCGGTGTAAAGAGCGTCTGTAAAAATGGCAGCGATGAAGTTGACGGCTTTATCTTCCCCTCGTATGTGGAGGATATACTTGGCCCTCACCTCTTCGATTACGGTTACGGCCCCTTCCGCTGGTGCTGCCTCTCTGGGAAGCAGGAAGACCTTGACGCTACCGACAAGGCGGCGATGGAGTGCATAGACCCTACCCGCCGCTACCAAGATCGCGACAACTATGTTTGGGTGCGTGATGCTAAAAAGAACAAGCTGGTGGTGGGCACCAAGTGCCGCATACTTTACCAAGACGCAGAGGGCCGCACCAAGATTGCCCTTAAACTTAATGAGATGGTGCGTAACGGTGAGGTTGGCCCCATTATGCTTGGCCGCGACCACCATGACACCGGCGGCACCGATTCGCCGTTCCGTGAAACCTCTAACATCAAAGACGGCTCCAACATTACCGCCGATATGGCCACCCACTGTTATGCCGGCAATGCGGCGCGCGGCATGAGCCTTATCGCCCTGCACAACGGCGGTGGGGTAGGTATTGGTAAATCTATTAATGGCGGTTTTGGTATGGTTTTAGATGGCAGTGAACGTGTGGATACTATTTTAAATATGGCTATGCCTTGGGACGTTATGGTGGGGGTTTCGCGCCGCGCTTGGGCCACTAATGACCATGCGATAGAAACCGTTAAGTTATATAATATGAACAATACCGGGACCGACCATATTACCCTACCGGCTGTGGCTGAAGATGAGCTGGTGCGTGCGGTTTTAAAAATGTAG
- a CDS encoding ImmA/IrrE family metallo-endopeptidase: MNKIYIDSLRTKVNNAISIHDNYGFNSEESKAARSEVIAEFNNVFGTYLNDAILLSYKHSLEQLISDMTDSLALINYEYINNVDVAVRATIRPIGINKYHIIVNGTLSKVERRVAVAHELGHLLISVLNGEIYNNIIRTFPKNREYVASFLGLIMIMKQSIFYQDGIEEFIIDDNEKLLRLSELIFLKYNN, from the coding sequence ATGAATAAAATATATATCGATTCGTTACGCACTAAAGTGAACAACGCTATTAGTATTCATGATAATTATGGCTTTAATAGTGAAGAAAGTAAGGCCGCTCGGAGTGAGGTAATAGCCGAATTTAATAATGTCTTTGGTACTTATTTAAATGACGCCATATTATTAAGTTACAAACACAGTTTAGAGCAGTTAATCTCGGATATGACTGATAGTCTTGCTTTAATAAATTACGAATATATTAATAATGTTGATGTAGCTGTGAGGGCCACCATAAGACCTATAGGTATTAATAAATATCATATAATTGTTAATGGAACGTTAAGCAAAGTTGAAAGACGTGTTGCTGTGGCCCACGAACTCGGCCATCTCTTAATTAGTGTGCTTAACGGTGAGATTTACAATAATATTATACGTACATTCCCTAAAAATAGAGAGTATGTTGCCTCTTTTTTAGGGCTTATCATGATAATGAAACAGAGTATCTTTTACCAAGATGGTATAGAAGAGTTTATTATTGATGATAATGAGAAGTTACTAAGACTTTCTGAATTAATTTTTCTAAAATACAATAATTAG
- a CDS encoding Rpn family recombination-promoting nuclease/putative transposase, giving the protein MSVQFKNSLFTFFFSNEDRLRELYFALTDIKITNDTPLVINTLEDVFYMDRVNDISFMVDGKVIVLIEHQSTINLNMPLRLLMYIARLYEKIIPGKALYKRNLVTLPRPQFYVLYNGKEPLPLSILLNYQRVLPAHL; this is encoded by the coding sequence ATGTCTGTACAGTTTAAAAACAGTTTGTTTACCTTCTTTTTTAGTAATGAAGATAGGCTTCGTGAGCTCTATTTTGCTTTAACCGATATTAAAATCACCAACGATACTCCCTTAGTTATTAATACTTTAGAAGATGTTTTTTACATGGATAGGGTAAACGATATTTCATTTATGGTTGATGGTAAGGTAATTGTACTTATTGAGCATCAATCAACTATTAATTTAAATATGCCTTTACGCTTACTTATGTATATTGCTAGACTTTATGAAAAAATAATACCCGGCAAAGCTCTGTATAAACGCAATTTAGTAACATTGCCAAGACCACAATTTTATGTACTATACAACGGGAAAGAGCCATTACCCCTAAGCATACTCTTAAATTATCAGAGAGTTTTGCCGGCACACCTTTAA
- the ftcD gene encoding glutamate formimidoyltransferase, whose translation MAKLIECVPNFSEGRNSAVIEELVKAAKSVPDVTLLDYSSDTSHNRSVFTLVGSPEGIAEAAFVLCKVAGEKIDMTKHSGEHPRMGATDVIPFIPVKDCTITECVEISTQVAKRIWNELKIPSFLYEDSCTSESRRNLAAIRKGQFEGMSEKLQQAEWAPDFGERKLHPTAGITAIGARMPLVAFNVNLGTSNIDIANQIAKVVRGSSGGFKYCKGIGVMLEDRNIAQVSMNMVNYEGTPLYRVFEVIRAEAERWGVPIIGSEIIGLTPAKALIDCAEYYLKIENFDYTKQILENHLLS comes from the coding sequence GGCGGCCAAAAGTGTGCCCGATGTTACCCTACTGGATTATTCATCGGATACCAGCCACAACCGCAGCGTATTTACCCTTGTCGGCAGCCCCGAAGGTATTGCGGAAGCCGCTTTTGTTTTATGCAAAGTTGCCGGCGAAAAGATAGATATGACCAAACATAGCGGCGAGCACCCACGTATGGGCGCAACCGATGTTATTCCTTTTATCCCCGTTAAAGATTGCACCATAACCGAATGTGTCGAAATTTCTACACAGGTGGCCAAGCGTATTTGGAATGAACTTAAAATTCCAAGTTTTTTATACGAAGATTCCTGCACCAGCGAGAGCAGACGAAATTTAGCCGCCATTCGCAAAGGCCAATTTGAAGGTATGAGCGAAAAGCTGCAACAAGCCGAATGGGCGCCCGATTTTGGCGAAAGAAAATTGCACCCCACCGCCGGCATTACCGCTATTGGCGCACGTATGCCATTGGTGGCCTTTAATGTGAACTTGGGCACTTCTAACATTGATATTGCTAACCAAATAGCTAAAGTGGTACGCGGTTCATCGGGCGGCTTTAAATATTGTAAAGGCATTGGCGTGATGTTAGAGGATAGAAATATCGCCCAAGTATCAATGAATATGGTAAATTACGAAGGAACACCGCTTTATCGTGTCTTCGAGGTTATCCGCGCCGAAGCCGAGCGTTGGGGTGTACCGATTATCGGTAGCGAAATTATCGGCCTTACCCCCGCTAAGGCCTTGATTGACTGTGCGGAGTATTATTTAAAAATTGAGAACTTCGATTATACCAAACAAATTTTAGAAAACCATCTTTTATCATAG
- a CDS encoding TRAP transporter large permease subunit, producing the protein MNPVVISVIFLTVLCLLKFNIIIAIIVSAVLGGLIAGMDMNAIMTTFIGGMATKNQVALSYILLGALAYGISGSGLATKFSRGLERVFGKTGKIFVLVLAGIACLSQNVIPIHIAFIPILIPPLLAMMNRMKIDRRGVATALTFGLKAPYMLIPAGFGLIFHNIVATNLIENGVHIDIRVLPTAALLPTIGMLIGLFIAVFFTYRKERIYEDRPLVGLKEVDEAATQGFTRKHWGALIGALTAFVVQIIFGGSWALPLGAAIGVIIMVGFGTIRYKDFDETLKGGIQLMGFIAFIMLAAGGFGAVIRATGGVSTLVEWSQSIVGNNRVGLVIALQLIGLLITMGIGTSFGTIPIIAAIFVPIMAGMGFSPVAIAALVISAGVTGDAGTPASDSTLGPTAGLNADGQHDHIYDTCVPTFIHFNFPIMIFGSIAALIL; encoded by the coding sequence ATGAATCCGGTAGTAATTTCGGTTATTTTTCTAACTGTGCTTTGTTTGTTAAAATTTAACATTATCATCGCCATTATTGTTTCGGCTGTGCTTGGCGGGTTAATCGCCGGTATGGATATGAATGCCATTATGACCACCTTTATTGGCGGTATGGCTACTAAAAACCAAGTAGCGCTCTCTTATATTTTACTGGGCGCTTTGGCTTATGGTATTTCGGGCTCGGGCCTTGCTACAAAATTTTCGCGCGGCCTAGAGCGTGTTTTTGGCAAAACAGGGAAAATTTTTGTGCTGGTTTTAGCAGGTATTGCGTGTCTTTCACAAAATGTTATTCCTATTCACATCGCCTTTATTCCTATTCTTATTCCGCCGCTCTTGGCTATGATGAACCGCATGAAAATTGATAGGCGCGGTGTGGCCACCGCCCTTACTTTTGGTCTTAAAGCCCCGTATATGTTAATTCCTGCCGGCTTTGGCTTAATTTTTCATAACATTGTTGCTACCAACTTAATAGAAAACGGCGTGCATATCGACATTAGAGTATTACCTACAGCCGCGCTTTTACCGACAATCGGTATGCTTATTGGTTTATTTATTGCCGTATTTTTTACCTACCGCAAAGAACGTATCTACGAAGATCGCCCCTTAGTAGGCCTTAAAGAGGTAGATGAAGCGGCTACTCAAGGGTTTACCCGTAAACACTGGGGCGCCTTAATTGGTGCTTTAACGGCTTTTGTGGTACAAATTATTTTTGGCGGCTCATGGGCGTTACCGTTGGGTGCGGCTATTGGTGTTATTATTATGGTGGGCTTTGGTACCATTAGATACAAAGATTTTGACGAAACCTTAAAGGGTGGTATCCAGTTAATGGGTTTTATCGCCTTTATTATGCTGGCTGCCGGTGGCTTTGGGGCCGTTATTCGCGCTACCGGAGGGGTAAGCACGTTAGTTGAGTGGTCGCAGTCGATTGTAGGCAACAACCGGGTTGGCTTAGTTATTGCTTTACAGCTTATCGGCTTGCTTATTACTATGGGTATTGGCACCTCCTTTGGTACCATTCCTATTATCGCAGCTATTTTTGTGCCTATTATGGCCGGTATGGGTTTTAGCCCTGTAGCGATTGCCGCCCTAGTTATTTCGGCCGGTGTTACCGGTGATGCCGGTACCCCAGCTTCCGACTCTACCTTAGGGCCTACAGCCGGTCTTAACGCCGATGGCCAGCACGACCATATTTATGATACCTGTGTGCCTACCTTTATTCATTTTAACTTTCCGATTATGATTTTTGGCTCTATCGCGGCGTTGATATTGTAA
- the hisS gene encoding histidine--tRNA ligase, which translates to MIANAKKEYPATRVMSGFMELLPEEQLEFDKIKATILATYQSFGFTALDTPAMERMEILRAKDVGETATQIYEIEPRGEQTESKSGLRFDLTVPLARYVAEHFNELSFPFRRCHIAKVYRGERAQKGRFREFYQCDVDVIGHNSLSIRYDAEIPSIIYQLFKKLNFGKFTIRVNNRKLLNGLIEALDCAPLADKILAVIDRIEKISPEKFVEQLKELSLDGDKVALLQKFFETKESNAATLQHLSDFGINNESYLAGLNELETVVAFMQALNVDDSYYKIDPVIVRGLSYYTGTVYETILDDYPSIGSVCSGGRYENLAENYTKEKLPGVGISIGLTRLFYQLREIGLIDCRQKTSADIVIVPMADNNIPAALTISEQLRKAGFKVDVLLEAQSLKKKFAYVSRKDTPFTIVIGDEEEKTGSAMLQWKTGSGIEKELIKQSELVEKLKAL; encoded by the coding sequence ATGATAGCAAATGCCAAAAAAGAATACCCGGCGACCAGAGTTATGTCGGGATTTATGGAGCTACTTCCAGAGGAACAGCTAGAATTTGATAAGATTAAAGCCACCATTTTGGCAACTTACCAATCTTTTGGCTTTACGGCTCTAGATACCCCAGCTATGGAGCGTATGGAGATACTGCGCGCCAAAGATGTGGGTGAAACCGCTACTCAAATTTATGAAATAGAGCCGCGCGGCGAACAAACCGAAAGTAAAAGCGGCCTGCGTTTCGACCTAACGGTGCCGCTGGCCAGATATGTGGCCGAGCACTTCAACGAGCTTAGTTTTCCTTTTCGGCGCTGCCATATAGCCAAAGTTTACCGCGGCGAGCGAGCGCAAAAGGGGCGTTTTCGAGAGTTTTACCAGTGCGATGTTGATGTGATAGGCCACAACAGTCTCTCCATTCGTTACGATGCCGAAATTCCCAGTATAATTTATCAATTATTTAAAAAACTTAATTTTGGTAAATTTACCATTCGTGTAAATAACCGCAAGTTATTAAATGGTTTAATAGAAGCGCTGGATTGTGCGCCTTTGGCCGACAAAATTTTGGCGGTAATAGACAGGATAGAGAAAATTTCGCCCGAAAAATTTGTAGAACAGCTTAAAGAGCTTAGCCTTGATGGTGATAAGGTAGCTTTACTACAAAAATTTTTTGAAACTAAAGAAAGTAATGCCGCTACATTACAGCACTTGAGCGATTTTGGTATAAATAATGAAAGTTACCTAGCCGGCCTTAACGAGCTGGAGACGGTAGTGGCCTTTATGCAGGCCTTAAATGTAGACGACAGCTACTACAAGATAGACCCGGTAATTGTACGCGGCCTTAGTTATTACACCGGCACTGTTTACGAGACCATTTTAGACGACTACCCGTCCATCGGTTCGGTATGTTCCGGCGGACGTTACGAAAATCTTGCCGAAAATTATACAAAGGAAAAGCTGCCCGGTGTGGGTATTTCCATCGGCCTTACGCGGCTCTTTTACCAGCTAAGAGAGATAGGCTTAATAGATTGCCGCCAAAAAACCAGTGCCGATATAGTTATTGTTCCTATGGCAGATAATAATATTCCTGCGGCGCTAACTATTAGTGAGCAGCTACGCAAGGCCGGCTTTAAGGTTGATGTCTTACTAGAGGCGCAAAGCCTTAAAAAGAAGTTTGCCTATGTAAGCCGCAAAGATACACCCTTTACTATCGTTATTGGTGATGAGGAAGAGAAGACGGGTTCGGCCATGCTGCAATGGAAGACTGGTAGTGGTATTGAAAAAGAGCTAATTAAACAGAGTGAACTGGTGGAGAAACTTAAAGCCCTATAA